Genomic DNA from Veillonellaceae bacterium:
CTGACTGACAAAGAAATTTGTCAGTTTTTTTATTTTAGGTCTAAAGAACTAGGCAATTTCTTTCGATAACATATATGAGAATGTTTATATTGAGGTGTTGGACATGGAAGTCAGCGCGTTGAAGCAGATAAGCACTCAGCAAAATTATAATTCTGTCAGCAGCAGTCAAATGGGACAGGCCGATGCTGCCAACAAGGCAGTGGAACAAAGCAACCCAGAACAGGGAAGTTCGGCGGAAAAAGCTAAGTTCGACTTAAACAAACCGCTTAGTGAGAGAGAGCTTAGCGAGCTAACATATGAGATGAACAAGTTTCTTGAGATGGTTAACTCTGATATTCAATTTTCGGTACATGAAAAAACCAATCGTCTCATTGTTCGGGTAGTTGATACAAGAGACAATAAGGTGTTGAAGGAATTTCCACCGCATGAAATGCTGGATACCATTGCCAAGATAAGAGATTATGTTGGTTTATTATTAGATAAAAAGGTGTAGTTGATAATGGGGAGTGATTCTAAATGGTGATGCGTACCTATGGCCTAAGTGGCTCGGGCATTGACGTCGACCAAATGGTCAAGGATTTAATGAAGGCTCGTCGGGCTAGTTATGATAAAGTTTGGCAGCAGAAGACCCAGCTTGAGTGGAAGAAGAAGGACTATAACACGATATATACGCTGACGCAGGACCTACGGAACAATACAATTTTTGACTTTCGAAAGTCAGCCAGTCTCCAGCCCAAGCAGGTGACATCAACAAATGATGCTGTAGTTTCAGCGACAGCAAATGCCGATGCGGCTAATGTTTCTCATTCGATTATTGTAGAGCAGTTAGCAGATGGTGTAAAACTGTCAAGTACCGGTTCAATAACTACCGGAACATCAAAAGATACGCTCGTTAATCAGTTTGGTTATAATGCGGCTGATAATACTGAGCTGAATTTTGTAGTAAACGGCAAAAATGTCAATATCACTATTACGGACCAAACTACAATATATGACGTAGTAAGCGGCTTAAACAATGCAGGCGCGGATATAAAAGCTAACTATGACGCCACCCTTGACCGTTTCTACATATACAGCAACAAGACTGGGGAATCGGCTAAAGTTGATTTTACCGGAAGTAATAGTGACGCTCTTGAGTTTATTACTGATAAGCTTAAGATAAACCCTAATTCTGATG
This window encodes:
- a CDS encoding flagellar protein FlaG, with the protein product MEVSALKQISTQQNYNSVSSSQMGQADAANKAVEQSNPEQGSSAEKAKFDLNKPLSERELSELTYEMNKFLEMVNSDIQFSVHEKTNRLIVRVVDTRDNKVLKEFPPHEMLDTIAKIRDYVGLLLDKKV